In one Juglans regia cultivar Chandler chromosome 11, Walnut 2.0, whole genome shotgun sequence genomic region, the following are encoded:
- the LOC108997716 gene encoding uncharacterized protein LOC108997716, which translates to MAELVKQTLAKPIQLADQVAKAADEASSFKLECGELKSKTEKLAGLLRQAARASADLYERPTRRIIVDTEQVLDKALSLVLKCRVNGIVKRVFTIIPAAAFRKMSAQLENSIGDVSWLLRVSAPAEDRDDEYLGLPPTAANEPILCLIWEQIAALHTASLEDRSDAAASLVSLARDNDRYGKLIIEEGGVVPLLKLIKEGKPEGQENAALAIGLLGRDPESVEHMIVAGVCSVFVKILKEGPMKVQAVVAWAVSELVANYPKCQDLFAQHNIIRLLVGHLAFETVQEHSKYAITSTRATSIHAVVMASNNPNAMNMNKGIDEEDQNFQSQILHPMGNKTPSQMHNVVTNTVTMNPPSKPLQPRGNVSTQTNHNSATSMDPNNVKQNHQSHQPHHQQNVSLSGPGLNHKGRELEDPAIKANMKAMSARALWHLSKGNPSICRSITESRALLCFAVLLEKGTQDVKYNSAMALVEITAVAEKDAELRRSAFKPNSPACKAVVEQLLKIIEEEDSDLLIPCIKAIGNLARTFRVTETRMIGPLVQFLDEREDEISKEVAIALTKFACPENYLCSDHSRAIINAGGPKPLIQLVFFGERTVQISALPLLCYIALHVPDSEVLAQVEVLSVLDWASKQSHLLTQDEKLESLLQDAKCRLELYQSRGPRTFH; encoded by the coding sequence ATGGCGGAATTAGTGAAGCAAACCTTGGCGAAGCCGATCCAGCTAGCTGACCAAGTCGCCAAGGCCGCCGACGAGGCCAGTTCGTTCAAGCTGGAGTGCGGGGAGCTTAAATCAAAGACAGAGAAGCTTGCTGGGCTGCTCCGCCAGGCTGCCCGAGCCAGCGCCGACCTCTACGAGCGCCCCACCAGGCGGATCATCGTAGACACAGAGCAAGTGCTGGATAAGGCTCTGTCCCTCGTGCTTAAATGCCGCGTCAACGGCATCGTCAAGCGCGTGTTCACCATCATACCCGCTGCCGCCTTTCGCAAAATGTCGGCCCAGCTTGAGAATTCGATCGGGGACGTGTCTTGGCTTCTCCGCGTCTCAGCTCCGGCCGAGGATCGGGACGACGAGTACTTGGGCCTGCCTCCCACAGCAGCGAACGAGCCAATTTTGTGTCTCATATGGGAACAGATTGCGGCTCTTCATACGGCCTCGCTCGAGGACCGTTCGGATGCAGCGGCTTCACTGGTTTCCCTTGCCCGGGACAACGATCGGTATGGGAAGCTGATTATAGAGGAAGGTGGGGTCGTACCCTTGTTGAAACTGATCAAAGAGGGCAAACCGGAAGGGCAAGAGAACGCTGCCCTGGCGATTGGGCTTCTGGGACGCGACCCTGAAAGCGTAGAGCACATGATCGTCGCGGGGGTTTGTTCCGTGTTTGTGAAAATCCTCAAAGAAGGTCCCATGAAAGTTCAGGCTGTGGTGGCTTGGGCTGTTTCGGAGCTCGTGGCTAATTACCCCAAGTGCCAAGATCTGTTTGCTCAGCACAATATAATTCGGTTGCTGGTAGGCCATCTCGCATTTGAGACCGTACAAGAGCACAGTAAATATGCAATTACTAGCACCAGAGCCACATCGATCCATGCGGTTGTAATGGCAAGTAATAACCCAAACGCCATGAATATGAACAAGGGAATTGACGAGGAGGACCAAAACTTTCAGAGTCAAATTCTTCACCCCATGGGGAACAAGACCCCGAGTCAGATGCACAATGTAGTGACTAACACCGTGACGATGAATCCCCCGTCCAAGCCACTCCAACCGCGAGGCAATGTGTCAACTCAAACCAACCACAACAGTGCCACAAGCATGGACCCAAACAATGTGAAGCAGAATCACCAATCCCATCAACCCCACCACCAGCAAAACGTCTCTCTTTCTGGGCCTGGTTTGAATCATAAGGGTAGGGAATTGGAAGACCCTGCTATCAAGGCAAACATGAAGGCAATGTCAGCAAGAGCCCTTTGGCACCTTTCCAAAGGAAACCCATCCATCTGCCGCAGCATCACTGAGTCAAGAGCACTGTTGTGCTTCGCTGTTCTTCTAGAGAAAGGGACCCAAGATGTCAAGTATAATTCTGCCATGGCATTGGTGGAGATCACTGCGGTGGCTGAGAAAGATGCTGAATTGAGAAGATCTGCATTCAAACCCAATTCACCTGCCTGCAAAGCTGTTGTTGAGCAACTGCTAAAGATCATTGAGGAAGAAGATTCAGACCTCCTTATCCCATGCATCAAGGCTATTGGGAATTTGGCAAGGACATTCAGGGTAACAGAAACAAGGATGATCGGCCCGTTGGTGCAGTTTCTCGATGAGAGAGAAGATGAGATATCCAAGGAGGTTGCAATTGCTCTCACAAAATTTGCCTGCCCAGAAAACTATCTCTGCTCCGATCACTCAAGGGCGATCATAAATGCCGGAGGGCCAAAGCCATTGATCCAGCTGGTATTTTTTGGTGAAAGGACGGTTCAAATTTCTGCATTGCCTCTCCTATGCTACATTGCTCTCCATGTACCAGACAGCGAGGTACTTGCCCAGGTGGAGGTGCTAAGTGTGCTTGATTGGGCTTCCAAACAATCTCACCTCCTCACCCAGGATGAAAAACTGGAATCATTGTTACAAGATGCTAAATGCAGGTTGGAGCTATACCAATCCAGAGGTCCAAGGACATTCCACTGA